One Rhodospirillales bacterium DNA segment encodes these proteins:
- the carB gene encoding carbamoyl-phosphate synthase large subunit has product MPKRADIHSILIVGAGPIVIGQACEFDYSGAQACKALREEGYRVVLVNSNPATIMTDPGMADATYIEPITPATVERIILRERPDVLLPTMGGQTALNVGMELYHTGVLDRCGVEMIGATPGAIAMAEDRQLFREAMVRIGLDCPRSHTVQSMEAARSVVQEIGLPVIIRPSFTLGGMGGGIAYNGEEFERVVAGGLAASPTHQVLIEESVLGWKEFEMEVVRDNADNCIIVCSIENIDPMGVHTGDSITVAPALTLTDKEFQIMRNASIAVLREIGVDTGGSNVQFAINPDDGRIVVIEMNPRVSRSSALASKATGFPIAKIAAKLAVGYRLDELTNDITGVTPASFEPTIDYIVAKIPRFTFEKFPGAEPILTTSMKSVGEAMAIGRCFAETLQKGLRSMETGLSGFNDVAIDGDNDAVLAALALPRPDRVLVIGEAFRRGLPLEKIYSACRYDRWFLEQIRAIIEVEAEVKRDGLPRNAADLLRLKSMGFSDQRLSELTGKTVTEVAHRRRLLGVVPVYKRVDTCAAEFRAQTSYMYSTYESQLGAMPECEAWPTERTKVIILGGGPNRIGQGIEFDYCCVHAAYALKEAGFEAIMVNCNPETVSTDYDTSDRLYFEPLTEEDVIELIRVEQARGTLLGVIVQFGGQTPLKLAHGLAKADIPILGTSPDAIDLAEDRQRFQSLLHRLGLRQPANGTAASPEQAKLVADRIGFPLVVRPSYVLGGRAMDILHEPNDLDVYFARLIFENRVGIDKAVQISEKYPILLDHYLENAIEIDVDVVCDGTDVYVAGVMQHVEEAGVHSGDSACSLPPHTLSDDLVEEIERQSIELARALHVVGLMNVQFAIRDGEIFILEVNPRASRTVPFVAKATGVPIAKIAARVMAGEPLARFNLGKRPQQAHVSVKEAVFPFARFPGVDIILGPEMKSTGEVMGIAPDFRQAFAKSQLGAGIKLPTSGTVFISVKDGDKDAAAVIARRLVDMGFDLMATDGTARDLERLGLSVRRINKVLQGRPHCEDAIINGDVHLVINTTEGAQAIRDSMSIRRSALVKNVPHYTTMSGAAAAVEAIDAIASGHALEVTPLQNYGTRSF; this is encoded by the coding sequence ATGCCGAAGCGCGCTGACATCCATTCGATACTGATCGTCGGCGCCGGCCCGATCGTGATCGGGCAAGCCTGCGAGTTCGATTATTCCGGAGCCCAGGCATGCAAGGCGCTGCGCGAGGAAGGCTATCGCGTGGTGCTGGTCAACTCCAATCCGGCGACGATCATGACCGACCCCGGCATGGCGGATGCCACATACATCGAGCCGATCACGCCGGCGACGGTCGAACGGATCATCCTGCGCGAGCGGCCGGATGTCCTGCTGCCGACGATGGGCGGCCAGACCGCACTCAACGTCGGCATGGAACTCTATCACACCGGCGTCCTCGATCGTTGCGGCGTCGAGATGATCGGCGCGACTCCCGGCGCGATCGCCATGGCGGAGGACCGCCAACTCTTCCGCGAAGCGATGGTGCGCATCGGCCTCGATTGCCCACGCAGCCATACGGTTCAGTCGATGGAAGCGGCGCGGTCGGTCGTTCAGGAGATCGGCTTGCCGGTGATCATCCGTCCATCGTTCACCCTCGGCGGCATGGGCGGCGGCATCGCCTACAATGGCGAAGAGTTCGAGCGCGTGGTGGCCGGCGGGCTCGCCGCCTCGCCGACGCATCAGGTGCTGATCGAGGAATCGGTCCTGGGCTGGAAAGAGTTCGAGATGGAGGTGGTCCGCGACAACGCGGACAACTGCATCATCGTCTGTTCGATCGAGAACATCGATCCGATGGGGGTGCACACCGGGGACTCGATCACCGTCGCCCCGGCGCTGACCCTCACCGACAAGGAATTCCAGATCATGCGCAACGCCTCGATCGCGGTGCTGCGCGAGATCGGCGTTGATACCGGCGGCTCGAACGTTCAGTTCGCGATCAATCCCGACGACGGCCGGATCGTGGTCATCGAGATGAACCCGCGGGTCTCGCGCTCGTCGGCGCTGGCGTCGAAGGCCACCGGATTTCCCATTGCCAAGATCGCGGCGAAGCTGGCGGTGGGCTACCGGCTGGACGAGTTGACCAATGATATCACCGGGGTGACCCCGGCCTCGTTCGAGCCGACGATCGATTATATCGTGGCGAAAATCCCGCGCTTTACCTTCGAGAAGTTTCCCGGTGCAGAGCCGATCCTGACCACGTCGATGAAGTCGGTCGGTGAGGCGATGGCGATCGGTCGCTGTTTTGCCGAGACCTTGCAAAAAGGCCTGCGCTCTATGGAAACCGGGCTTTCCGGTTTCAACGACGTTGCCATTGACGGCGATAACGATGCGGTGCTGGCAGCGCTGGCGCTGCCGCGACCCGATCGGGTTCTGGTGATCGGCGAGGCGTTCCGCCGTGGCCTGCCGCTCGAGAAGATCTATTCCGCGTGCCGTTACGACCGCTGGTTCCTAGAGCAGATCCGCGCGATCATCGAAGTCGAAGCGGAGGTCAAGCGCGACGGTCTGCCGCGCAACGCCGCCGATCTTCTGCGCCTGAAGTCGATGGGGTTTTCTGATCAGCGGCTGTCCGAATTGACCGGCAAGACCGTGACCGAGGTCGCCCATCGCCGTCGCCTGCTCGGCGTTGTCCCGGTTTACAAGCGAGTCGACACCTGTGCGGCCGAGTTCCGTGCCCAGACGTCTTACATGTACTCAACCTACGAGAGCCAGCTCGGCGCGATGCCGGAATGCGAGGCATGGCCGACGGAACGCACGAAGGTGATCATTCTCGGCGGCGGGCCGAACCGCATCGGTCAGGGCATTGAATTCGATTACTGTTGTGTGCACGCCGCCTACGCTCTGAAGGAAGCCGGCTTCGAAGCGATCATGGTAAACTGCAATCCGGAGACGGTCTCCACCGACTACGATACGTCGGATCGCCTCTACTTCGAGCCGCTGACCGAGGAGGACGTCATCGAGCTGATCCGCGTCGAGCAGGCGCGTGGCACGCTGCTCGGCGTCATCGTTCAGTTCGGCGGCCAGACGCCGCTGAAGCTGGCGCACGGACTCGCCAAGGCGGACATTCCCATTCTCGGTACATCGCCCGATGCCATCGATCTCGCCGAGGACCGACAGCGCTTTCAGTCGCTCCTGCACCGCCTGGGATTGCGCCAGCCGGCGAACGGCACGGCGGCATCACCCGAGCAGGCGAAGCTGGTGGCCGATCGGATCGGCTTTCCGCTGGTGGTTCGTCCGTCGTATGTGCTCGGCGGACGCGCCATGGACATCCTGCACGAGCCGAACGACCTCGACGTCTATTTCGCCAGGCTGATTTTCGAGAACCGGGTCGGGATCGACAAGGCGGTACAGATATCGGAAAAATATCCAATATTGCTCGATCATTATCTGGAGAACGCGATCGAGATCGACGTCGACGTCGTCTGCGACGGAACGGACGTTTACGTCGCGGGCGTCATGCAGCACGTCGAAGAGGCGGGGGTTCATTCGGGTGACTCCGCGTGTTCGCTGCCGCCGCACACGCTGTCGGACGATCTCGTCGAGGAGATCGAGCGCCAGTCGATCGAACTGGCGCGCGCGCTGCACGTGGTTGGCCTTATGAACGTGCAGTTTGCCATTCGCGATGGCGAGATCTTCATTCTCGAGGTCAACCCGCGCGCGAGCCGCACGGTGCCGTTTGTTGCCAAGGCAACCGGCGTTCCGATTGCCAAGATCGCCGCCCGGGTGATGGCCGGTGAGCCGCTGGCGCGATTCAATCTCGGCAAGCGGCCCCAGCAGGCGCACGTCTCGGTCAAGGAGGCGGTGTTCCCGTTCGCCCGCTTCCCCGGGGTCGATATCATCCTCGGGCCGGAAATGAAGTCGACCGGCGAGGTCATGGGCATTGCCCCCGACTTCCGCCAGGCATTCGCCAAATCACAGCTCGGCGCCGGCATCAAGCTGCCGACGTCGGGGACGGTGTTCATTTCGGTCAAGGACGGCGACAAGGACGCTGCGGCCGTCATCGCCCGGCGGTTGGTCGATATGGGATTCGACCTCATGGCGACCGACGGCACCGCGCGCGATCTCGAGCGTCTGGGCCTTTCGGTGCGGCGGATCAATAAAGTGCTTCAGGGCCGTCCGCATTGCGAGGATGCGATTATCAACGGCGACGTTCATTTGGTGATCAACACTACCGAAGGTGCGCAGGCGATTCGCGACAGCATGTCGATCCGCCGCTCTGCCCTGGTCAAGAACGTTCCCCACTATACGACAATGTCGGGGGCGGCGGCGGCGGTTGAGGCGATCGATGCCATCGCATCGGGTCACGCGCTTGAAGTAACGCCATTGCAGAACTATGGTACCCGTTCGTTTTGA
- the greA gene encoding transcription elongation factor GreA, whose protein sequence is MEKFPMTQDGLVRLEDERRRLRTEERPAVIRAIAEAREHGDLSENAEYHAARERQSFIEGRLAELEDIISRAQVIDTSQLTGDVIRFGATVLLADEDTDEEATYRLVGSHEADAGSGLLSVTSPLGRALIGKSLGDVVEVTTPRGSRSYEVVKITYG, encoded by the coding sequence ATGGAAAAATTCCCCATGACCCAGGATGGCTTGGTTCGTCTCGAAGACGAGCGCAGGCGGTTGCGGACGGAGGAGCGGCCTGCCGTCATCCGTGCCATCGCCGAGGCGCGCGAGCATGGGGATCTTTCAGAAAATGCCGAATACCATGCCGCGCGTGAGCGGCAGAGCTTCATCGAGGGACGACTGGCTGAACTCGAGGACATCATCAGCCGGGCACAGGTGATCGATACATCGCAACTCACCGGCGACGTCATTCGCTTCGGGGCCACCGTGCTTCTCGCCGACGAGGACACGGATGAGGAAGCGACGTACCGGCTCGTCGGCAGTCACGAGGCGGATGCTGGCTCGGGTCTGCTTTCGGTCACCTCGCCGCTTGGCCGGGCGCTGATCGGCAAGTCGTTGGGCGACGTCGTCGAGGTGACGACGCCACGCGGGTCACGCTCCTACGAAGTGGTCAAGATCACCTACGGTTGA
- a CDS encoding DUF2341 domain-containing protein: MTRRRRLHAGNFNFADAKEDGSDLRFVAAADATPLAYHIEKYDGLVEEVGLIWVNVATLEPGAATSIWMYYGNDKAPSATDAAGTYDGEEVLVWHFGEADGIARDQTRNHNDALTAGVRDEAGLISWGLSLDGTAPVHLPASPSRAIAPGQPLTWSVWIKPAGAEQTSVVYEARGVGGAFRVGLVAGMSYAEIETPSGRIRTRTGELLAADVWHHVAVTVADRTVVYVDGARYGDAEAVLPQLEGEALLGGSLSAPIAPITPAGGNATPAAANATQAAAGTPVVAPGFTGQTQLPVHLHPARGSHQCLCRCRLHR, translated from the coding sequence GTGACGAGACGTCGCAGACTGCACGCCGGCAACTTCAACTTCGCCGATGCCAAGGAAGACGGCTCGGACCTGCGGTTTGTCGCCGCCGCCGACGCGACGCCGCTCGCCTACCATATCGAGAAGTACGACGGGCTCGTCGAAGAGGTTGGTCTGATCTGGGTCAACGTTGCGACGCTTGAGCCGGGCGCGGCGACCTCGATCTGGATGTATTACGGCAACGACAAGGCGCCGTCCGCCACGGACGCCGCCGGGACCTACGACGGCGAAGAGGTTCTGGTCTGGCATTTCGGTGAAGCGGACGGGATCGCTCGTGATCAGACGCGTAATCACAACGACGCGCTCACTGCCGGCGTCCGCGACGAGGCGGGCCTGATCAGCTGGGGGCTATCGCTCGATGGCACCGCACCGGTACATCTGCCCGCGTCACCATCACGCGCGATTGCGCCAGGCCAGCCGTTGACCTGGTCGGTGTGGATAAAGCCCGCGGGCGCGGAGCAGACGAGCGTTGTCTACGAGGCGCGCGGCGTCGGCGGCGCCTTCCGCGTCGGGCTCGTGGCCGGCATGTCGTACGCCGAGATCGAGACACCCTCGGGACGCATCCGGACCAGGACCGGCGAACTTCTCGCGGCAGACGTCTGGCACCATGTTGCCGTAACCGTCGCCGATCGCACGGTCGTTTACGTCGACGGCGCGCGCTACGGCGACGCCGAGGCGGTTTTGCCCCAGCTCGAAGGCGAGGCGCTCCTCGGCGGCTCTTTGTCCGCTCCAATCGCGCCGATAACGCCCGCCGGTGGCAACGCGACACCCGCTGCCGCAAATGCCACGCAGGCTGCTGCCGGCACCCCGGTCGTTGCACCGGGCTTTACCGGGCAAACTCAACTACCAGTGCATCTTCACCCTGCGCGGGGGAGCCATCAATGCCTATGTCGATGCCGACTTCACCGTTAA
- a CDS encoding filamentous hemagglutinin family protein has translation MTIFTANGDIGAGRGKKTASFSPPIRPYYTPDTTAVVDYGGLITGSGIGP, from the coding sequence ATCACCATTTTTACCGCCAATGGCGACATCGGCGCCGGTCGCGGCAAGAAGACGGCGAGCTTCAGCCCGCCGATCCGGCCCTATTACACGCCCGATACCACCGCTGTCGTCGACTACGGCGGGTTGATCACCGGCTCCGGCATCGGACCCTGA
- a CDS encoding Lrp/AsnC family transcriptional regulator has product MRRVKLDKIDQRILFDLQSDGRISNVELARRAGISAPPCLRRVRALERAGYVRGYHADLEPKALGFNVTVFAHVGLSSQAEVDLQAFEARVASWPEVRECYMLAGETDFLLKVMAEDWDAYERFLTNRLTAAPNVTHVKSALSIRTSKAEPGVPITAETLAPDEAAKVHGNVGHDNPDADDRDEDGTRARGEQDDAA; this is encoded by the coding sequence GTGCGGCGGGTGAAGCTCGACAAGATCGATCAGCGCATCCTGTTCGACCTTCAGTCTGACGGGCGGATCAGCAACGTCGAACTAGCGCGCCGCGCCGGCATATCGGCGCCTCCTTGTTTGCGCCGGGTGCGAGCACTGGAACGCGCCGGCTATGTCCGCGGCTATCATGCGGATCTGGAGCCGAAGGCTCTCGGTTTCAACGTCACCGTCTTCGCCCACGTCGGCCTCAGCAGCCAGGCGGAGGTTGATCTCCAGGCATTCGAGGCCCGCGTCGCGTCCTGGCCGGAAGTACGCGAGTGTTATATGTTGGCGGGCGAAACAGACTTTTTGCTCAAGGTCATGGCCGAGGACTGGGACGCTTACGAGCGGTTCCTGACCAACCGGCTGACAGCGGCCCCGAACGTCACCCATGTCAAATCCGCGCTGTCGATCCGCACATCGAAAGCAGAACCGGGTGTGCCCATCACCGCCGAAACTCTTGCGCCTGATGAGGCTGCCAAGGTTCATGGCAATGTGGGCCATGACAACCCAGACGCCGATGACCGTGATGAGGACGGCACACGCGCTCGCGGTGAACAGGACGACGCAGCCTGA
- the trxB gene encoding thioredoxin-disulfide reductase, which yields MSTQHHSRVVILGSGPAGYTAGIYAARANLAPILVRGLQPGGQLTITTDVENFPGYAETVQGPWMMEQMDRQASKVGVRMFDDMAVGVDLSRRPFRVVGDNGDIYLGDSLIICTGASARWLGLEAETRFQGFGVSACATCDGFFFRDKAVVVVGGGNTAVEEALFLTNFASAVTLIHRRDQLRAEPILQDRLRRNPKIRLLWNHVVEDILGQQEPVRAVQGVRVRNVDTGAMTDLSADGVFIAIGHVPNTDLFRGQLDMDADGYLTTKPDSTATDVAGVFAAGDVQDKIFRQAITAAGSGCMAALEAERYLAHDGEEVTARAAE from the coding sequence ATGTCGACGCAGCATCACAGTAGGGTCGTGATCCTTGGTTCCGGGCCGGCCGGCTATACGGCCGGAATCTATGCGGCGCGTGCGAATCTCGCGCCCATTCTCGTCCGCGGGTTGCAACCGGGCGGCCAGCTCACCATCACCACCGACGTCGAGAATTTCCCGGGCTACGCCGAGACGGTGCAAGGTCCGTGGATGATGGAACAGATGGATCGGCAGGCTTCGAAGGTCGGCGTGCGGATGTTCGATGACATGGCCGTCGGCGTTGATCTGTCGCGACGTCCGTTTCGTGTCGTCGGCGATAACGGCGATATCTACCTCGGCGATTCACTGATCATCTGCACCGGCGCCTCGGCGCGCTGGCTCGGGCTGGAGGCCGAAACGCGATTTCAAGGGTTCGGCGTTTCGGCGTGCGCGACCTGTGACGGCTTCTTCTTCCGCGACAAGGCGGTCGTGGTCGTCGGCGGCGGCAACACGGCGGTCGAAGAGGCGCTGTTTCTGACCAATTTCGCTTCCGCGGTTACGCTGATCCACCGGCGCGACCAGCTTCGCGCCGAGCCGATTCTGCAAGATCGCCTGAGGCGCAATCCCAAGATTCGCCTGCTTTGGAATCATGTCGTCGAAGACATCCTCGGCCAGCAGGAGCCGGTGCGCGCAGTCCAAGGCGTGCGCGTGCGCAACGTTGACACCGGCGCGATGACCGACCTTTCCGCCGATGGTGTGTTCATCGCCATTGGTCACGTGCCCAATACCGATCTGTTTCGCGGCCAGCTCGACATGGACGCGGACGGTTATCTGACGACGAAGCCGGATAGCACCGCGACCGACGTTGCCGGCGTCTTTGCCGCCGGAGATGTGCAAGACAAGATCTTTCGTCAGGCGATTACGGCGGCGGGGAGCGGCTGCATGGCAGCGCTTGAGGCAGAACGATATCTCGCCCACGACGGCGAGGAAGTCACGGCTCGCGCCGCAGAATAG
- a CDS encoding LysR family transcriptional regulator, translated as MDWDKLRVFHAVAEAGSFTHAGDTLNLSQSAVSRQVSALEESLQVPLFHRHARGLMLTEQGEILFKTAREILAKLNMAEARISESRERPKGPLKITTTIAFGSIWLAPRLKEFLEDNPDIEVSLVLTDSELDLSMREADVGIRMNTPTQSDLIQRRLMTLTYHVFAAPSYLQRHGMPRSPADLDGHRIIVFGEDARPPVPNLNWLLEADVKDGTKRKAYLKVNSTFAILRAVQNGIGIGALPHYLNYEASNLVEILPEIRGPDLDVYFVYPEELRHSSRIMLFRQFILRKVEELTN; from the coding sequence ATGGATTGGGATAAGCTGCGCGTCTTTCATGCGGTCGCGGAGGCCGGCAGCTTCACGCACGCGGGAGATACCCTCAATCTCAGCCAGTCGGCGGTCAGCCGCCAAGTGAGCGCGCTGGAAGAGAGCCTGCAGGTCCCGTTGTTTCACCGTCATGCGCGCGGTTTGATGTTGACCGAGCAGGGCGAAATTCTGTTCAAGACGGCGCGAGAGATTCTTGCCAAGCTCAACATGGCGGAAGCGCGGATCAGCGAAAGCCGGGAGCGTCCGAAGGGACCGCTCAAGATTACGACGACCATTGCCTTTGGCTCGATCTGGCTGGCTCCGCGCCTCAAGGAGTTTCTGGAGGACAACCCGGATATCGAAGTCTCGCTGGTGTTGACCGACAGCGAACTCGATTTGTCGATGCGCGAAGCCGATGTCGGCATTCGGATGAATACGCCGACCCAGTCGGACCTGATCCAGCGACGGCTGATGACGCTGACGTATCACGTGTTCGCCGCCCCGTCCTACCTGCAAAGACACGGCATGCCGCGCTCGCCCGCCGATCTCGACGGTCACCGGATCATCGTATTCGGCGAGGATGCGCGCCCGCCGGTACCCAACTTGAACTGGCTCCTCGAGGCCGATGTTAAGGACGGAACCAAGCGCAAGGCCTATCTTAAGGTCAATTCGACCTTCGCCATTTTGCGTGCGGTTCAAAACGGGATCGGCATCGGTGCGCTGCCGCATTATCTGAACTATGAAGCCAGCAACCTCGTCGAGATCCTCCCCGAAATCCGCGGCCCGGACCTCGACGTATACTTCGTCTATCCCGAAGAACTTCGCCATTCGAGCCGCATCATGTTGTTCCGCCAGTTCATCTTGCGAAAAGTGGAAGAGTTGACCAACTGA
- a CDS encoding NAD(P)H-dependent oxidoreductase has translation MNVLIVHAHPERRSFTAAMKDCAVETFSAAGHSVVVSDLYAMGFEPVASAADFAEPANPDYLVYALEQRHAYESGNLARDIALEIDKLIACDLLLFNFPLFWFSVPAILKGWIDRVLISGLTYGGKRFYDRGGLAGKKGTIAMSLGGRAHMFGRDAIHGELETMLRPLLRGTLYYVGLEVLPPFYAYHVPYISDAARREILVSYREHLLALDRLPPLRFPRLDDFDDKLFPKPRG, from the coding sequence ATGAACGTGCTGATCGTCCACGCCCACCCGGAGCGCCGCTCATTCACCGCCGCAATGAAAGACTGCGCGGTTGAGACATTCTCGGCTGCCGGGCACAGCGTGGTCGTATCCGACCTCTACGCCATGGGATTCGAACCCGTGGCCTCGGCGGCCGACTTCGCCGAGCCGGCGAACCCGGACTACCTCGTCTACGCGCTCGAGCAGCGGCATGCCTACGAGAGCGGAAACCTCGCCCGCGACATCGCCCTTGAGATCGACAAGCTCATCGCTTGCGACCTGCTTCTGTTCAACTTTCCGCTGTTCTGGTTTTCGGTGCCGGCGATCCTCAAGGGCTGGATCGACCGCGTGCTCATCTCCGGCCTGACCTACGGCGGAAAGCGCTTCTACGACCGCGGCGGCCTTGCCGGCAAAAAAGGCACGATTGCGATGAGTCTTGGTGGACGAGCCCACATGTTCGGCCGCGATGCCATTCACGGCGAGCTCGAGACCATGCTCCGCCCCCTGCTTCGCGGTACCCTTTATTACGTCGGTCTCGAAGTCTTGCCGCCTTTCTACGCCTACCATGTCCCTTATATTAGCGACGCTGCCCGGCGCGAAATCCTTGTATCCTACCGAGAGCACCTGCTAGCGCTCGACCGCTTGCCCCCCCTGCGCTTTCCCCGCCTCGATGACTTCGACGACAAGCTTTTCCCCAAGCCGCGAGGCTGA
- a CDS encoding elongation factor G, whose translation MTKKPSSGPRCAAFVGPYGAGKTSLLESVLAVCGAISRKGSVREGNTVGDSSAESRARQMSTEMNIATAEYLGEQWTFLDCPGFIELAQDAYNALMVVDAAVVVCEAEPQKILTLAPLLRFLDERTIPHVVFINKMDLAGGSIRATLEALQGLSNRPLVLREIPIRSGEKISGFVDLVSERAFRWSEGQRSELIRIPEIDADREKEARAGMLEAIADFDDVLLEKLLEDVPPDPDEIYAGLARDLQQDLIVPVFFGSAEGMHGVTRLLKALRHEAPDAVQTAERLNVIAEESCAQIFKTLHAAHTGKLSIVRVWQGEFVDGMSLNGERVSGVNRLQGHKLEKVARAATGEVVAFGRLESAQTGSLLSPSGKAAGEPWPEPLKPLFAQAVHARERADEVKLTSALTRLVDEDPSLSYGHDPDTSEFLMWGQGEMQIAIALDRLRNRFNVPVDARRPQVPYKETIRGATSQHARHKKQSGGHGEFGDVHLDIKPLPRGAGFAFSDSITGGAVPKRYIPAVEAGVREYLARGPLGFPVVDITVTLTDGTFHTVDSSDMAFRKAAQLAMREGMAKCDPVLLEPIFSVRISVPAEFTSRIQRLSSGRRGQILGFEPRSDWPGWDEVSVLLPQAEMHGLIVELRSATLGVGTFEWRFDHLQELSGKLADEVVTQRASLN comes from the coding sequence TTGACCAAGAAACCTTCATCCGGACCCCGATGCGCGGCGTTCGTCGGACCCTACGGGGCCGGCAAGACCTCGTTACTGGAAAGCGTTCTGGCGGTGTGTGGCGCTATCAGCCGCAAAGGCAGCGTGCGGGAAGGTAACACCGTCGGCGACAGCAGCGCCGAGTCGCGCGCCCGGCAGATGTCGACCGAGATGAATATCGCCACTGCGGAATATCTTGGCGAGCAGTGGACGTTCCTCGACTGCCCGGGCTTTATCGAGCTGGCACAAGACGCATACAACGCGCTGATGGTTGTCGACGCCGCGGTCGTCGTCTGCGAGGCGGAACCGCAGAAGATTCTGACCTTGGCACCGCTGCTGCGCTTTCTCGACGAGCGCACGATTCCGCACGTCGTGTTCATCAACAAGATGGACCTTGCCGGCGGCAGCATCCGCGCCACCCTCGAGGCCCTGCAAGGCCTGTCCAACCGGCCGCTGGTGCTGCGCGAAATCCCCATCCGCAGCGGCGAAAAGATCAGCGGCTTCGTCGATCTGGTCAGCGAGCGGGCGTTCCGTTGGAGCGAAGGGCAGCGATCCGAATTGATCCGGATTCCCGAGATCGATGCCGACCGCGAGAAAGAGGCCCGTGCCGGGATGCTGGAGGCGATCGCCGATTTCGATGACGTCCTGCTCGAAAAACTTCTCGAGGACGTCCCCCCGGACCCGGACGAAATCTACGCCGGCCTCGCCCGCGACCTGCAGCAGGACCTGATCGTTCCGGTATTCTTCGGCTCGGCCGAGGGCATGCACGGCGTCACCCGGCTGTTGAAGGCGCTGCGCCACGAAGCCCCGGACGCGGTGCAGACGGCGGAACGGCTGAACGTCATTGCCGAGGAGTCGTGCGCGCAAATCTTCAAGACGCTGCACGCCGCCCATACCGGCAAGCTATCGATCGTCCGCGTCTGGCAGGGCGAATTCGTGGACGGGATGTCCTTGAACGGCGAACGGGTCAGCGGCGTAAACCGGCTTCAAGGCCACAAGCTGGAGAAGGTGGCACGGGCCGCGACCGGCGAGGTTGTCGCTTTCGGGCGGCTTGAGTCGGCGCAGACCGGATCGCTGTTATCGCCTTCCGGCAAGGCCGCGGGCGAGCCCTGGCCGGAGCCACTGAAACCGCTCTTCGCTCAGGCGGTGCACGCTCGTGAGCGCGCCGACGAGGTCAAGCTGACCAGCGCGCTGACGCGACTCGTCGACGAGGACCCCTCGCTCTCCTACGGCCACGATCCCGATACCAGCGAATTCCTGATGTGGGGTCAGGGGGAGATGCAGATTGCCATTGCCCTTGACCGCCTGCGCAACCGGTTCAATGTCCCCGTGGACGCGCGGCGCCCGCAAGTGCCGTACAAGGAGACGATCCGCGGCGCCACCAGCCAGCACGCACGGCACAAAAAACAGTCCGGCGGGCACGGCGAATTCGGCGATGTGCATCTCGATATCAAGCCGCTGCCGCGCGGTGCCGGCTTCGCCTTTTCCGATTCGATCACCGGCGGCGCGGTTCCGAAACGGTACATTCCCGCCGTCGAAGCCGGCGTGCGCGAATATCTCGCGCGCGGCCCACTCGGCTTTCCGGTGGTCGATATCACCGTAACCTTGACCGATGGCACCTTTCACACGGTCGATTCGTCAGACATGGCGTTCCGCAAGGCGGCGCAACTGGCGATGCGCGAGGGCATGGCCAAGTGTGATCCGGTTCTGCTCGAGCCGATCTTCAGCGTGCGGATTTCGGTACCGGCGGAGTTCACCTCGCGTATCCAGCGGCTGTCGAGCGGCCGTCGCGGGCAGATCTTGGGATTTGAGCCCCGATCCGACTGGCCCGGATGGGATGAGGTTTCGGTGCTGCTGCCACAGGCGGAAATGCACGGCCTGATCGTTGAACTACGGTCGGCAACGCTGGGGGTCGGAACCTTCGAATGGCGGTTCGACCATCTGCAGGAACTGTCCGGCAAGCTCGCCGACGAGGTGGTGACCCAGCGCGCGTCGTTGAACTGA